AAGGGAGCGGCTAGTGGCGCCATATCTGCCCCCTTAGCATCGCCGCCCGCCAACAGCACCAACTTGCCAGGCGCTACATTGCTACCTAAACTATTAATAGCGGTTAGTGTCGCTCCAACGTTAGTACCCTTGGAATCGTTAATCCAAGTCACACCGTTCATCTCTGCAACCCATTCAGTACGATGGGGTAGGCCGGTAAACTCAGCTAGTACGTGTCTTATAATTTCCGGCGGAATAGCAAATTCATCAACCAAGGCAAGCGCAGCCAAAGCATTGAGCAACTGATGCGGTGCCTGCAGTTTTAACTCTTGCACGGGCATAATCAACTGTTCACCCCGGGCCAAATACCGGAAACCCTGCTTATCTATAACTAAACCCCAATCACTACTGTTGCGAGGGTGCTGTAGCCCGAAATAGTACCTGGGTGTAATACCTGGCACCCAAAAATGAGTGGGCTCCTCCAGCGGCATCACCGCTAACTCAGTATCTTGATAGATGGTATTTTTTGATTGAATATAAGCGTCCATGCCATCGTAACGATCAAGGTGATCTTCACAAATATTGAGCACCGTCGCCGCCACCGTGTGCAATGAGTAGGTGGTATCTAGTTGAAAGCTCGATAGCTCGAGCACAAACACATCATAATCTTGGTTTTCTTTTAGCAAATCTAACGCCGGTTTTCCAATGTTACCGCCCAGCCCGGCTTTATAACCAGCCGCACTTAATAATTGAGCTGTTAGGCTAGTCACCGTACTTTTGCCATTTGAGCCAGTAATGCCAATGATAGGGGCGCTGGCCGCGCGCGCAAACAACTCAATATCGCCAATAATTTCAATGCCCTTTTGCTTAAAAACCTGCAACCAGGTCTGGCGCAGATCAACACCCGGACTAACCACTAGGATAGCGGTTTTAGCAATCCAGGCTTTTGGCAATTGACCGGTTGCAAACTGCACGCCAGGGTAGGCTTGCTGCAAAGAGGTAATATCCAAGGTTTCACGCGTATCAAAGGCGAATATCGTTTCGTTATTGTGCGTTAAATAACGCAACACCGATTGTCCTGTAACCCCTAACCCGATGACTAGATACATGATTTATCTCAACTTTAAGCTAGCCAAACCAATTAAAACCAGAATAATCGTGATAATCCAGAAGCGCACGATAATCTGTGATTCATGCCAGTTTTTATGCTCAAAATGGTGATGAAGCGGCGCCATCAAAAACACCCGTTTACCGCGTAGTTTGTAAGACCCTACCTGCAAAATAACCGACAGGGTTTCAATGACAAAAATACCGCCCATGATAAATAATACAATTTCTTGACGAACCGCGACTGCCGTTGCACCCAGCGCGGCACCCAAAGCGAGTGAACCCACATCACCCATAAACACTTGTGCTGGATGGGTGTTAAACCATAGAAAGCCCAAGCCCGCGCCCACCATAGCCGCCATTAAAATGGTTAGTTCACCAACACCTGGGATATGGGGAATATCTAAATAGGCGGCAAATACCGCATGACCTGACGCGTAGGCAAACACGCCAAGCGCGGCGGCTACCATCACAGTCGGCATAATCGCCAAACCATCCAAACCATCGGTTAGATTAACCGCGTTTGAAGTCCCCACAATGACAAAATAACTTAAAACAATCACCCATGCGCCAAGATAGATATAGGTGTCTTTCATATAGGGAATGAGTAGCTGGGTTTCAGCGGGCACTTGCGCAAAATGATAAAACCCAAACGCCGCAATTAAACCAATAACTGATTGCCAGAAAAACTTGGTTCGTGAACGCATACCTTCCGGATCGCGGTAGACCACTTTTTTATAATCATCAATAAAGCCAATCACCCCAAACCCGAACATAGTAAAACTGACCAGCAAAAGGTAGAAGTTGGTTAAATCGCCCCATAACAACAGAGCAATGGCAATCGCAAATAGGATTAAGGTGCCGCCCATAGTGGGCGTGCCGGCTTTGACAAAATGACTTTGAGGGCCATCCTGACGGATACTTTGGCCGACTTTTAACCGGGTTAACCAACGAATAACCGCCGGACCAATCAGAAACGAAATAATCAGTGCGGTCAACACGCTCATAATGGCGCGAACAGTAATGTAGTTAAATACCGAAAAAAACGATAGGTGCTGACTTAGATATTGACTAAGGTAAATGAGCATGGGTAACCCTCTCTGTTAAACCAGAGCGCAATTGATCCATTGCCGCACTCCGAGACCCTTTGATTAAGACGACCCAAGGTTCGCCAGTGTGATAGAGCGTAACAAGCTGATCAATCATCGTTGCATGGTCGGCAACCTCAGCCAGCGTTTTGCTTCGCGATAATGATTTAAATCCCGCCACATAATCCTGCGCATTTGGGCCTTGCGCCCACAGCTGCTGCACCCCAAGCTGGACAGCTTGGCGACCAATCTGATAATGCGCCTCTGGCGCCGTTGTACCTAATTCAGCCATAGTACCTAAACAAGCTATCATCGGACGCTGATCTGTACTCGCGAGCGCATGCAAACTATCCAGCCCAGCAGCCATTGAACTAGGGTTTGCATTGTAGCTATCATCAATTAAGGTCATTGCACCGACTTGGAAGGTTTGTAAACGCCCATCGGTTCCGGTGAAACTTTCAAATACGGGTGCCACCACATCCCAGGACCAACCCATTACCTGAGCCACCGCGGCACCGACCGCCAAGTTATAGGCATTGTGTGCCCCCAATAACGGGCTTACAACCTGATGCCAGGCCTGCTGATAATAGAGCTCAAATCGAATGCCGTTTTTTTCAGTCGTGACCTGGCGAATACGAATATCCGCACTAGCCGCTTGACCAAAACAGATCATCTTGCGATCGCTTCGAGCTAGTTTTGCTTGCCATTGATCAAAACCTGGCGAGTCGGTATTAATAATGCCGACACCATTTGGCTTTAAACCATGCATGATCTCACCTTTGGCGGTAATGATGCCATCTAAACTACCAAAGCCCTCAAGGTGTGCCGGTGCCGCAAGCGTAATAATAGCGATATCGGGTTCAGCCAAGCGCGTAAGGCAATCGATTTCTCCTTGATGATTAGCGCCCATTTCAATAACCGCATAGCGGTGTTCATCCGTTAACTCAAGTAGCGTTCTTGGCACCCCAAACTGATTATTAAAATTACCGCGTGTTGCCAAGGTTGGCCCTTGGGTGGCAAACAGCGCGGCCAAAAGCTCTTTCACGGTGGTCTTACCATTTGATCCCGTCACCGCTACTAAACATTCCAGCTTCGCGGCTTGACGGTGTGCTTGACCTAAACGTCCCAAGGCTCGTGTAGTATCAGCCACAATCAAACAAGGTACGCTTTGCTTGGCATACTGCTTATTGCTAACAATACAAGCAACCGCGCCCTGCTCAATCGCTTGTGCTATAAAACGGTGTCCGTCAAAACGAGTTCCTTCGATCGCGATGTAAACATCACCCGGTTTTACGGCACGCGAATCTGTGACCATCTGTGAGATCGCTAAATCCGCTTGCGCTTGCCATTCGGCAGGTAGTATCACATTCAGCCAATTCGCTAATTGACCTAGTGTCCATCGCCCAAATGAATGGTGCATGCGCTCTTTACCCATGGTCATGGTAACCATTCCTTTATAATTTGTTGATCAGAAAAGACATAACAATGCCCATTAATTTCTTGTGTTGTTTCATGGCCTTTGCCAGCAACTAAGACCCAATCACCGGACTGCGCCAAGTTTAAAGCCGTTGTAATAGCCAACTTTCGATCCGTTTCAATCATGACCCTAGACTGATCATAATCCTCGGGTAGACCGGTGAGCATATCGGCAATAATCCCATCAACTGCCTCGGTGCGCGGGTTATCACTGGTTAAAACCAACTTATCTGCCAGCGCATAGGCGGCGGCGGTCATAGCCGGGCGTTTGGTTTTATCACGGTCACCACCACAACCAAACACCACCCATATAGAATTCTTAACTTGAGCGGCTTGGCGCTGTGCATTCAAAGTTGTTAATACTTTACCCAGGGCATCAGTTGTATGGGCAAAATCGACCAAGACTTGCAGCGGCTTGGCGCAAGGCACCTGCTCTAATCGACCCTCAGGGGCTTTTAGATCTGACACCAACCTTATCAAATCACCCCAATTCATTCCTAGTGCCAATAAAATACGTAAACTGCAGAACAAATTCTCAATATTGTGGTCACCCAATAGGTGTGATGTCACCGAATAACCATACCCACTCCAAGAGACTTGAAGTTGATAACCGTTGCTCAAGGCTTGTTGCTGCGATAGTGTTAGCACCTCAGTATTGCGCAGCGAACCCATAGCCGCCTGGATTGAGCTCGACCCATGACATGGCGCATAAGCGGCGATCTTCACCGCGTCGTTTGCTGCTTGCGCTGAGGCTAATTTGATCAGTCGCTGCCCAACACCATCCTGTTGATTCAATACCCAGCAGGCCTGCTTAGAGCCAGGATACCGGGTAAAAAAGTTCATTTTGGCTTGATGATAAGCTTCTAGACTTCCGTGAAAGTCTAAATGGTCTTCGGTTACCTGGGTTAAGGCTTTAACAGCAAAGTGCAATCCACTAATCCGACCCTGTACCACGGCGTGCGATGAGACTTCCATTACGGCATACTGGCATCCCTGTTGCTTTGCTGATGCTAACCAGGCCTGGATACTAAAAATATCCGGTGTTGTATGCCCAGTGTTCACCAAATCAGGATAAACACCGGCACCCAACGTTCCCATTAACGCAACGCGATAACCCAGCTGATGCAAGGCTTGAGCCGTTAAAAAGCTCGTCGTTGTTTTACCGTTGGTGCCAGTAATACCAATTAAATTAACATCTTGACTAGGATCGTCATAAAACCACTTAGCTAAGGCTTCAATACGTGCGGCTAAGTTGGGCACGAGCCATAAAGCTAAGCCTGCTGGAAAACTTTCTGGCAACTGATCCGTAATCATTAAACGCGATCCTGCCAAAACAGCATCAACGGCATAGGTATGTGCGTGAGTTCGCAGGCCTGCCGTGGCAATAAACACACTTTGCTCATCGCACTGATTCGCCTGGCGAGATAAACGACAAACGTACATTGAGCCGTCCCATGTCCCATGGGTTGAAGTCACATCAGCGCCAAAAAACTCATGCAAAACTGCAAGAGTTTTTGACGGCTGTGTTCGCTCCGACGACATGGCATGACTCATGGCACATTCACCTGATCGGGATCAATGTTGCGCACTCTAAGAGCATGCGTCATCACCTCACGAAACACCGGAGCCGCGACGGTGCCGCCACCATAGATACCACGGCTCGGTTCATCAATCATGACCGCAACCAATAACTGCGGCCGCGAAACCGGCGCTAAACCGACAAACATCGCTTGATACTTATCTAATTGATAAACCCCGCCAGCGGTTTTATGCACAGTACCAGTTTTGCCCGCCACACGATAGCCATCGATTTTTGCCTCGGTCGCCGTGCCGCCAGGCTGAGTTACACTTTCCATCATCAGTAATACAGCTTGTGCGGTTTCAGGCGACACCACTTGCTTAGGGGCACCATGCGGCTGATCGGCTACCAATCGCAACGGAGTTACCTGTCCTTGTTGACCAAAAATTTGATAAGACTGCGCCAGTTGCAACAAAGTTGCATTAAACCCGTATCCGAAGGAGTTAGAAACCTGATCCATTCGAGACCAGTTGGCAAAGTGACGTAAACGACCACTTTGTTCACCCGGTAAAAAGAGCCCACTATCCGCGCCGAAACCCAACTGCGTCATAAACTCCCAGTGTGCCTCACGACTGAGTCTTGGCACGAGTTTTGCCATCGCCACATTGCTCGACTTTTGCACTACGCCCGTAATGTCCAATTCACGATAATT
This Thiomicrospira cyclica ALM1 DNA region includes the following protein-coding sequences:
- the murD gene encoding UDP-N-acetylmuramoyl-L-alanine--D-glutamate ligase; the encoded protein is MYLVIGLGVTGQSVLRYLTHNNETIFAFDTRETLDITSLQQAYPGVQFATGQLPKAWIAKTAILVVSPGVDLRQTWLQVFKQKGIEIIGDIELFARAASAPIIGITGSNGKSTVTSLTAQLLSAAGYKAGLGGNIGKPALDLLKENQDYDVFVLELSSFQLDTTYSLHTVAATVLNICEDHLDRYDGMDAYIQSKNTIYQDTELAVMPLEEPTHFWVPGITPRYYFGLQHPRNSSDWGLVIDKQGFRYLARGEQLIMPVQELKLQAPHQLLNALAALALVDEFAIPPEIIRHVLAEFTGLPHRTEWVAEMNGVTWINDSKGTNVGATLTAINSLGSNVAPGKLVLLAGGDAKGADMAPLAAPLAQFARAAILYGRDADKLYQAWSADLPCHRLETLDEAVVLAASLAKAGDAVLLSPACASLDQFTNYQHRGQHFISCVANLEKSSRG
- the mraY gene encoding phospho-N-acetylmuramoyl-pentapeptide-transferase produces the protein MLIYLSQYLSQHLSFFSVFNYITVRAIMSVLTALIISFLIGPAVIRWLTRLKVGQSIRQDGPQSHFVKAGTPTMGGTLILFAIAIALLLWGDLTNFYLLLVSFTMFGFGVIGFIDDYKKVVYRDPEGMRSRTKFFWQSVIGLIAAFGFYHFAQVPAETQLLIPYMKDTYIYLGAWVIVLSYFVIVGTSNAVNLTDGLDGLAIMPTVMVAAALGVFAYASGHAVFAAYLDIPHIPGVGELTILMAAMVGAGLGFLWFNTHPAQVFMGDVGSLALGAALGATAVAVRQEIVLFIMGGIFVIETLSVILQVGSYKLRGKRVFLMAPLHHHFEHKNWHESQIIVRFWIITIILVLIGLASLKLR
- a CDS encoding UDP-N-acetylmuramoyl-tripeptide--D-alanyl-D-alanine ligase codes for the protein MTMGKERMHHSFGRWTLGQLANWLNVILPAEWQAQADLAISQMVTDSRAVKPGDVYIAIEGTRFDGHRFIAQAIEQGAVACIVSNKQYAKQSVPCLIVADTTRALGRLGQAHRQAAKLECLVAVTGSNGKTTVKELLAALFATQGPTLATRGNFNNQFGVPRTLLELTDEHRYAVIEMGANHQGEIDCLTRLAEPDIAIITLAAPAHLEGFGSLDGIITAKGEIMHGLKPNGVGIINTDSPGFDQWQAKLARSDRKMICFGQAASADIRIRQVTTEKNGIRFELYYQQAWHQVVSPLLGAHNAYNLAVGAAVAQVMGWSWDVVAPVFESFTGTDGRLQTFQVGAMTLIDDSYNANPSSMAAGLDSLHALASTDQRPMIACLGTMAELGTTAPEAHYQIGRQAVQLGVQQLWAQGPNAQDYVAGFKSLSRSKTLAEVADHATMIDQLVTLYHTGEPWVVLIKGSRSAAMDQLRSGLTERVTHAHLP
- a CDS encoding UDP-N-acetylmuramoyl-L-alanyl-D-glutamate--2,6-diaminopimelate ligase — its product is MSHAMSSERTQPSKTLAVLHEFFGADVTSTHGTWDGSMYVCRLSRQANQCDEQSVFIATAGLRTHAHTYAVDAVLAGSRLMITDQLPESFPAGLALWLVPNLAARIEALAKWFYDDPSQDVNLIGITGTNGKTTTSFLTAQALHQLGYRVALMGTLGAGVYPDLVNTGHTTPDIFSIQAWLASAKQQGCQYAVMEVSSHAVVQGRISGLHFAVKALTQVTEDHLDFHGSLEAYHQAKMNFFTRYPGSKQACWVLNQQDGVGQRLIKLASAQAANDAVKIAAYAPCHGSSSIQAAMGSLRNTEVLTLSQQQALSNGYQLQVSWSGYGYSVTSHLLGDHNIENLFCSLRILLALGMNWGDLIRLVSDLKAPEGRLEQVPCAKPLQVLVDFAHTTDALGKVLTTLNAQRQAAQVKNSIWVVFGCGGDRDKTKRPAMTAAAYALADKLVLTSDNPRTEAVDGIIADMLTGLPEDYDQSRVMIETDRKLAITTALNLAQSGDWVLVAGKGHETTQEINGHCYVFSDQQIIKEWLP